A DNA window from Mytilus edulis chromosome 14, xbMytEdul2.2, whole genome shotgun sequence contains the following coding sequences:
- the LOC139504423 gene encoding probable cyclin-dependent serine/threonine-protein kinase DDB_G0292550, translated as MEYTFLNSYDSQELEAPIRILNNITPDNLYGDNESDNLNGDNESDNLNGDNESDNLNGDNESDNLYGDNESDNLYGDNDSDNLNGDNELDNLNGDNESDNLNGDNDSDNLNGDNESDNLYGDNESDNLNGDNELDNLNGDNESDNLYGDNDSDNLNGDNELDNLNGDNEVKIALMVIMNQIIFMVVMN; from the exons ATGGAGTATACGTTTCTCAACTCTTACGATAGCCAAGAGCTTGAAGCTCCTATTCGGATTTTGAACAACATCACGCcag ATAACCTTTACGGTGATAATGAATCAGATAACCTTAATGGTGATAATGAATCAGATAACCTTAATGGTGATAATGAATCAGATAACCTTAATGGTGATAATGAATCAGATAACCTTTATGGTGATAATGAATCAGATAACCTTTATGGTGATAATGATTCAGATAACCTTAATGGTGATAACGAATTAGATAACCTTAATGGTGATAATGAATCAGATAACCTTAATGGTGATAATGATTCAGATAACCTTAATGGTGATAATGAATCAGATAACCTTTATGGTGATAATGAATCAGATAACCTTAATGGTGATAACGAATTAGATAACCTTAATGGTGATAATGAATCAGATAACCTTTATGGTGATAATGATTCAGATAACCTTAATGGTGATAACGAATTAGATAATCTTAATGGTGATAATGAAGTTAAGATAGCCTTAATGGTGATAATGAATCAGATAATCTTTATGGTGGTAATGAATTAG